In one window of Alphaproteobacteria bacterium DNA:
- a CDS encoding MHS family MFS transporter gives MGLFSSLSRDQKEAIGLLQIGTFLEYFDLMLYVHMAVLLNDLFFPRTDPHTASLLTACAFCSTFIFRPVGAIIFGWMGDTIGRKSTIVITTVIMSISCLLMANLPTYAQIGITATWIMIICRMAQGMSSMGEIVGAQIYVAESVRRPASYPAVAFVTIAASIGTTVALGISTLVTSFYMNWRLAFWIGAVIAVVGSVARTRLRETPDFLELKRQQLQEGLAEANKDLSEDERHEDFTQPSKTSHKSLHTWKKSVDFKTLFSYFSISCGWPLFLYLGYIYFNPMLINDYGYEPAGIIKHNLVLSIYFLLPLVSITFLSTKIHPLKILKTRGSMTFLLMLALPFLILNINSSVHVFMLQALILLLTLDSVPAEAVFICYLPIYKRFTLASFLFALSRALIYAIITFGMVYLGNYFGPYGLWFITIPMTIAYLYGVRHFEKLEDSAGNLTFDPILKMPYRGVAYAKDNP, from the coding sequence ATGGGACTTTTTTCTTCTTTGAGCCGCGACCAAAAAGAAGCAATTGGTTTGTTACAAATTGGTACTTTTCTCGAGTACTTTGATCTCATGCTGTATGTCCATATGGCCGTTCTCCTAAATGATCTTTTCTTTCCCAGAACTGACCCTCATACAGCTTCCCTGCTCACCGCATGTGCATTTTGCTCAACTTTTATTTTTAGACCCGTGGGTGCCATAATTTTTGGTTGGATGGGAGATACAATCGGCCGAAAGTCCACCATTGTTATAACAACCGTCATTATGTCTATTTCTTGTCTTCTTATGGCCAATCTTCCTACATATGCGCAAATAGGGATAACAGCGACCTGGATAATGATTATCTGCCGAATGGCACAAGGAATGTCCTCAATGGGCGAAATTGTTGGTGCACAAATTTATGTAGCTGAAAGCGTTCGTCGCCCAGCCTCTTATCCTGCCGTAGCTTTTGTAACCATTGCCGCTTCAATTGGAACAACTGTGGCTCTTGGAATTTCGACTCTCGTGACCTCCTTTTATATGAATTGGCGACTAGCTTTTTGGATTGGAGCCGTGATTGCTGTTGTAGGCTCCGTTGCGCGCACACGTCTTCGTGAAACGCCTGATTTTCTTGAATTGAAAAGACAACAGCTCCAAGAAGGTCTTGCAGAAGCAAATAAAGACCTGTCTGAAGATGAGCGTCATGAAGACTTTACTCAGCCGTCTAAGACTTCGCACAAATCTCTCCATACTTGGAAAAAAAGCGTAGATTTCAAAACGCTATTTTCATATTTTTCAATATCTTGTGGGTGGCCCTTATTCCTTTATTTGGGATACATCTATTTCAATCCCATGCTCATCAATGATTATGGGTATGAGCCAGCAGGAATCATCAAACACAACCTTGTTTTGTCTATTTATTTTCTACTTCCTCTGGTTTCTATAACTTTTCTCAGCACAAAAATTCATCCTTTAAAAATCCTTAAAACCCGTGGTAGCATGACATTTTTGTTAATGCTTGCCTTACCTTTTCTGATTTTAAACATAAATAGCTCTGTGCACGTATTTATGTTACAAGCTCTTATACTCCTTTTAACTTTAGATAGCGTTCCGGCTGAAGCTGTTTTTATTTGTTATTTGCCCATATATAAACGTTTTACTTTAGCTAGCTTTTTGTTCGCCTTATCAAGAGCTCTTATATATGCTATAATAACGTTTGGCATGGTTTATTTGGGCAATTATTTTGGCCCCTATGGACTTTGGTTTATTACAATACCCATGACGATAGCATACCTTTACGGGGTGCGGCACTTTGAAAAGTTAGAGGATAGCGCAGGGAATCTTACCTTCGATCCCATTTTAAAAATGCCTTATAGGGGTGTAGCCTACGCTAAAGATAATCCCTAA
- a CDS encoding STAS domain-containing protein, whose translation MKGRLTFADYSSFREITQIVTDNNSKCCLFDLTELEFIDSAGLGMLLIARDKLHSVNGNVILKGAQGQVKKMLDLGRFDSLFNIE comes from the coding sequence ATGAAAGGTCGCTTAACTTTTGCGGATTATAGCAGCTTTCGTGAAATTACACAGATTGTTACAGATAACAACAGTAAATGTTGTTTGTTTGATTTGACGGAACTTGAATTTATAGATTCAGCAGGCTTAGGAATGCTTTTGATTGCACGAGATAAACTACACTCTGTAAACGGAAACGTTATCTTAAAAGGTGCTCAAGGCCAAGTTAAGAAAATGCTCGATCTTGGGCGTTTTGATAGTCTCTTTAACATAGAGTAA
- a CDS encoding fused response regulator/phosphatase produces MLNKHQNVGQRNAAFYDSRILVVDDAALNRELIFSYLESAGFKNLEVAKDGKEALSKIDTFLPDLMILDLIMPEMGGIEVIKALRSSQKNHNLPIIVQTSISEPEERMDAWASGANDVISKPIHRLELLSRIKVQLENSVLLQELEDYHTLAQEDIDQAFEVQKSLLPSPDFIQDLENRHGIKIDSLFVPSRFLSGDVWGILDIGPTQLAIWICDFSGKGIRAALHTFRLHTLIQEFKHCADDPGEIIDALNSRLIRFMPSGQFSTFLVGVIDFKTDTFTYTSASATHPLVYFPKDKKFEVGDGTGVPLGVIDRQSYPLRTMSFPKESSLVLYSDLLWEFKAVPGVFLDVSNLDNFAKELNGQGLIKTVRQQVSLLGEPSFSDDLTLIEVSRLSQGKTIHEPKL; encoded by the coding sequence ATGCTGAATAAGCACCAAAATGTAGGGCAGAGAAATGCTGCCTTTTATGATAGTCGCATTTTGGTTGTAGACGATGCGGCTTTAAACCGAGAACTCATCTTTAGTTACTTAGAAAGCGCAGGCTTTAAGAATTTAGAGGTCGCGAAAGACGGCAAAGAGGCCTTAAGTAAAATTGATACTTTTTTACCCGATTTAATGATTTTGGATTTAATCATGCCAGAAATGGGGGGAATTGAAGTTATAAAAGCCTTGCGCAGTAGCCAAAAGAACCACAACTTGCCGATTATCGTGCAAACTTCCATAAGCGAACCCGAAGAAAGAATGGATGCGTGGGCATCGGGCGCAAATGATGTAATTAGCAAACCCATTCACCGTCTTGAACTTCTCTCCCGAATTAAAGTTCAATTGGAAAATTCTGTTCTCTTACAAGAATTAGAAGATTATCATACGTTGGCTCAAGAAGATATTGATCAGGCTTTTGAAGTTCAAAAATCTCTTTTACCCTCTCCTGATTTTATTCAAGACTTAGAAAATCGTCATGGAATTAAAATCGATTCTCTCTTTGTGCCATCTCGTTTTCTAAGTGGGGATGTTTGGGGTATTCTTGATATTGGTCCAACGCAATTGGCGATCTGGATTTGTGATTTTTCAGGAAAAGGGATTCGTGCAGCCTTACATACCTTTCGTTTGCATACCTTGATTCAAGAATTTAAGCATTGCGCAGATGATCCGGGAGAAATAATTGATGCGTTAAATAGCCGCCTTATTCGCTTTATGCCTTCTGGACAATTTTCAACATTTTTGGTTGGGGTTATCGATTTTAAAACAGATACATTTACCTACACATCCGCCAGTGCAACACACCCCTTAGTCTATTTTCCCAAAGATAAAAAATTCGAGGTAGGCGATGGAACAGGCGTACCGTTAGGTGTTATCGATCGTCAAAGTTATCCTTTACGAACAATGTCTTTTCCGAAAGAATCCTCCCTGGTTTTATATAGCGATCTTTTGTGGGAATTTAAGGCTGTGCCAGGCGTATTTTTAGATGTGTCAAACCTGGATAATTTTGCCAAAGAATTAAACGGTCAAGGTTTAATTAAAACCGTTCGCCAACAAGTATCTTTATTAGGAGAGCCA
- a CDS encoding helix-turn-helix transcriptional regulator, whose amino-acid sequence MHKTDETLERGNRLRTLREQTGLTRSQFAREVNISEHTLKSFELGIRELPIQKAREYSRIFLFAGIDVSFDFLYYGKEADLTENKDLVLNDNINIQNEIVYFKKNNPSSIILTIPDALMAPFYNKGDIVGGQKVTNEKQFSLLCGHVCIIESSTGQQYLRRVLKSNSRKITACTLSTNETTNLPLIEEIEAYSIAQVTRHWHLFELIQDLPIQHVSNPVDFSLKKG is encoded by the coding sequence ATGCACAAAACAGATGAAACACTTGAACGAGGCAATAGACTTCGCACACTTCGGGAGCAAACAGGCCTCACACGCTCGCAATTTGCAAGGGAAGTCAACATTAGTGAGCATACATTAAAATCCTTCGAACTGGGGATAAGAGAGCTCCCCATCCAAAAAGCTCGGGAATATTCTCGCATATTCTTGTTTGCAGGAATAGATGTCAGCTTCGACTTTCTATATTACGGAAAAGAAGCAGATCTGACTGAGAACAAAGACCTTGTGCTCAATGATAATATTAACATTCAAAATGAAATTGTTTATTTCAAGAAAAACAACCCTTCTTCTATTATTTTGACAATTCCTGATGCTTTGATGGCGCCATTTTACAACAAGGGTGATATCGTTGGGGGTCAAAAAGTAACAAACGAAAAACAATTTTCATTACTCTGTGGGCATGTCTGTATCATTGAAAGCTCTACAGGGCAACAATATCTGCGAAGAGTCCTTAAATCAAATAGTCGCAAAATTACCGCCTGTACATTAAGCACCAATGAGACGACTAATTTACCTCTCATTGAAGAAATAGAGGCTTACTCGATTGCGCAAGTCACACGACATTGGCATCTTTTCGAACTTATTCAAGACCTTCCTATTCAACATGTTTCAAACCCCGTTGATTTTTCATTAAAAAAGGGTTAA